From the Rhizobium sp. SL42 genome, the window ATCATCTCGTCGTCCATCGCTGCCATTCGCTCTGCCGCGCGCCCATACGGATTGCGGATGGCGTCGGACACGATGTTCGTATCAAGCATGTAGAGAGGAGTCATAGATCGACATCCCGGGGCGGTGGTTCCTGAATGTCGAAATCGAAATCCTCATCGATTGGCTGCTGCTGGCGCAGCCACTCGATGAGATTTCCTTTCTTGGCTTTGACCACCGGTTCGAGGATGATCCGGCCGCCTTCCTTGCGCATGATCACTTCGTCACCCGGGAATTCAAATTCCACGGGAATACGAACGGCGCGGTTGCGGCCGTTTTTGAAAACGCGAACCTGTCTTTCGATACCCATCCGAATTCACTCCCGACAATGGCATATGCCTCAGCATAT encodes:
- a CDS encoding antitoxin, with the protein product MGIERQVRVFKNGRNRAVRIPVEFEFPGDEVIMRKEGGRIILEPVVKAKKGNLIEWLRQQQPIDEDFDFDIQEPPPRDVDL